The Prosthecomicrobium sp. N25 nucleotide sequence CGGACCGCCGAGACGAGGGGCCCCGGCATCCGGGGCTCTCTCCGCCCCTCCCTCCAGACCACGCCGCACCCAGCCCATGACCGAGCCCCTCGCCGACGATCTCGTCCGCCCGACGCCCGAAGGCGACGTGGAGACCCATCTGCCGGAGGATTTCGGCCCCGGCTTCCCCGGCACGGTCGTGTTCTGGATCGCGGTCACCTTCTCGGTCTTCCAGATCGTCACCGCCTTCGGCATCCCGCTCGACGTGCCCCTCGTCGCCGGCCTCGACGCGATCCGCCTGTCGCTCGGCGGGCTGGCGGTCTGGATCGCCGTGACGGCGCTGAAGGCGGCCAAAGGCCGCGACTGGACGGGCGACGTCGTCGGCCTCGTGGCGCTCGCCGGCGTCTGGGTGATCCTCGCCCGCTATCCGGGCGGCGTGCCGAGCCAGGTGCTGCGGACCCTGCACGTCGGCTTCCTCGGTCTCGTCGCCGCCGGGATGCTGGCGAACCACCGGGCCGGCTCGCTGCCCCTGAAGGCGCTCTACTGGATCGCCGGCATCGCCGCCTTCCTGATCGGCCTGTACCAGTGGTACGAGTACCATGGTCTCGTGCAGCGCTCGGGCGACCTGCTTCCGCGCGACTTCGCGATCGGCGGCGCCGCCGTGGTGCTGCTGATCTTCCTCGTCTGGCGCGTCATGGGGCCGGCCCTGCCCATCGTCGCCCTGGTGTTTCTGGCCTACACGCTCTTCGGCCAGCACCTGCCGCGCGGCCTCGACCATCGCGGCTACGACCTCGAGCAGGTCATCGAGCATATGGTCTTCGGCACGGAGGGGATCTACGGCACGCCGACCCTCGTTTCCGCGACCTACATCTTCCTCTTCATCCTGTTCGGCTCCTTCATGGAGCAGGCCGGCGTCATCCGCTTCTTCAACGAGGTCTCCATGGCGCTGTTCGGCGGCGCCCGCGGCGGGCCCGCCAAGGTCTGCGTCGCCTCCTCGGCGCTGATGGGCACGGTCTCGGGCTCCGGCGTCGCCAACGTGGTGGCCTCCGGCCAGTTCACCATCCCGCTGATGAAGCGCTACGGCTTCAACTCCGCCTTCGCGGGCGGCGTCGAGGCGACGTCCTCGATGGGCGGCCAGATCATGCCGCCGGTGATGGGCGCCGTCGCCTTCATCATGGCCGAGACGATCGACGTGCCCTATTCGGACATCGTCCAGGCCGCCATCATTCCCGCCTGCCTCTACTTCGGGGCCTGCTTCTGGTCGGTGCACCTGGAGGCCGGCCGCCTCGGCCTCGAGGGTCTGCCGCGCGACCAGCTCCCGAGCCTGGTCGCCGAGGTGCGCGACAACTGGTTCCTGATCCTGCCGCTGGCGATCCTCGTCTGGCTGCTCTTCGCGGGCTTCACGCCCCTCTTCGCCGGCGCCGTCGGCGTGGCCCTGACGGTCATCATGATCCTCGGCACCGCAGTCGCCTTCGGCTTCGGCCCGAACGTCGTGCGCCTGGCCTTCTGGCTGGCGCTCGCGCTCCTGTCCGCCGCCTCGCTGTGGTATTCGGTCGCCGCCGTCACCCTCGTCATGCTCGGCACGGCGGTGCTCGCCGTCTTGACCGGCCGCGGCCGGCAGACCCTGCACGACTGCCGCGCCGCGCTCGCCGACGGCGCTCGCCAGGCCCTGCCGGTCGGCCTCGCCTGCGCGCTCGTCGGCATCGTGATCGGCACCATGACGCTGACCGGCCTCGGCACCACGGTCGGCAACGCCCTGATCTCCATCGGCAAGGACAACCTCTTCCTCACCCTCGTCCTGACGATGATCTTCAGCCTGATCCTCGGCATGGGCATCCCGACTATCCCGAACTACATCATCACCTCGTCGCTCGCCGCCCCGATCCTGCTCGCGCTCGGCATACCGCTGATCGTGAGCCACATGTTCGTCTTCTATTTCGGCATCATGGCCGACCTGACCCCGCCCGTGGCGCTCGCCGCCTTCGCGGCCGCGCCGATGGCCAAGGAATCCGGCATGAAGATCGGCTTCCAGGCCGTGCGCATCGCCCTGCCGGGCTTCATCATTCCCTATCTGGCGATCTACGATCCGACCCTGATGCTCCAGCCCGTGCCGGGCCTCGAGGGCGGAGCCTGGCTGGCCTCCGTCGTCTACGTGACGGTCAAGGCCGTGGTGGCCATGGCGCTTTGGGGT carries:
- a CDS encoding TRAP transporter permease translates to MTEPLADDLVRPTPEGDVETHLPEDFGPGFPGTVVFWIAVTFSVFQIVTAFGIPLDVPLVAGLDAIRLSLGGLAVWIAVTALKAAKGRDWTGDVVGLVALAGVWVILARYPGGVPSQVLRTLHVGFLGLVAAGMLANHRAGSLPLKALYWIAGIAAFLIGLYQWYEYHGLVQRSGDLLPRDFAIGGAAVVLLIFLVWRVMGPALPIVALVFLAYTLFGQHLPRGLDHRGYDLEQVIEHMVFGTEGIYGTPTLVSATYIFLFILFGSFMEQAGVIRFFNEVSMALFGGARGGPAKVCVASSALMGTVSGSGVANVVASGQFTIPLMKRYGFNSAFAGGVEATSSMGGQIMPPVMGAVAFIMAETIDVPYSDIVQAAIIPACLYFGACFWSVHLEAGRLGLEGLPRDQLPSLVAEVRDNWFLILPLAILVWLLFAGFTPLFAGAVGVALTVIMILGTAVAFGFGPNVVRLAFWLALALLSAASLWYSVAAVTLVMLGTAVLAVLTGRGRQTLHDCRAALADGARQALPVGLACALVGIVIGTMTLTGLGTTVGNALISIGKDNLFLTLVLTMIFSLILGMGIPTIPNYIITSSLAAPILLALGIPLIVSHMFVFYFGIMADLTPPVALAAFAAAPMAKESGMKIGFQAVRIALPGFIIPYLAIYDPTLMLQPVPGLEGGAWLASVVYVTVKAVVAMALWGVAAFGWADSRVSWPERIFVFLAAGFLIFPGIVSDVVGFAGAAAFLIWRRLKGSGAPAGAR